In Candidatus Defluviibacterium haderslevense, the following are encoded in one genomic region:
- a CDS encoding CHAT domain-containing protein, translating to MKYLCLSFLLWMPYLLSSQSIDSSAIKEIDSLIKVSRKLIGKNEFDKALEVNMIAEKLALEKLGLESVEYGNACFNHGRILHFKSDFLGAEGYYLESKEIRKKILGTQNLDYALNLNNLANLYKEIGQYDKAEMFFLESIQIKKKILGIEHSDYASSLNNIGLLYFAKGNLEKAGEYALEAKVIFKKANGQNDINFLGATINLANVYYIMYNYEKAEFLYLEVIKIFEERLKNFNHPFYSNCLNNLANLYKDEYKFEKAEKLYLKSADLVINNFGANHEDYAIRLSNMASLYLNMGNYKKAESLYLSSKDIYEAKYGKVHPDYISILHNLATLYKKLANFEKAELLFLESKALREQALGKEHVDYSSSLNGLANLYADLGDFEKAEQFYLESKTIRENVLGKEHPEYATSLDNLAILYKMEGKFEEAEQLYLESKTIRENVLGKEHPEYASSLNNLAILYEESSNYKEAERFYLESKVIREKILGKEHLDYISIIKNLACFYEVQKRFIESNQLLMEFYSLEQVVLTKGTTFLSERELTNYISIFKQNGDDLGKYLISRYSNSTPFGILASIYYNHVLFHKGFLLASSTKLNINASQYPLEYEINCKLKSCRRQIANEYSKPKINGVTLTELEESSNALEKELINSLASYGEAIRQIKWREVRNKLELKDVAIEFIHFKFNDKNQTDSFLYAALVLLPNDTTPHFVPLFEEKELNQLLSTSQSRRMDYVADVYHSPNDRGTMPQDVQTKSLYELIWKPIEPYLKGVNKIYFSPSGLLHRINQNAIAINDQSLLSDRYDLVQLGSTRQLVSNNDDKKSKILNACIYGGINFEMDSTAVKATHHEIDTNGIALRSELSFSYTDSTLRGGSWNYLNGSEQEANEINKIIHKAGIKSSLFKGNDATEEAFKKLGDYKTESPQVIHISTHGYFFPDPKISRQSSVLSLQEEPVFKMSEHPMLRSGLIMAGANHAWKTGKPITPEAEDGILTAYEISQLNLRNTELVVLSACETGLGDIQGNEGVYGLQRAFKIAGAKNLIMSLWQVPDQQTSELMTAFYKYWLIKKKSIRESLKLAQNDLRKKGLESFYWAGFVLVE from the coding sequence ATGAAATATTTGTGTCTTTCTTTTCTATTATGGATGCCGTACTTATTATCTTCTCAAAGCATAGATTCTTCAGCAATAAAGGAAATTGATAGTCTTATTAAGGTGTCACGGAAGTTAATAGGTAAAAATGAATTTGATAAAGCATTAGAAGTTAATATGATTGCAGAAAAATTAGCTCTAGAAAAATTAGGGCTAGAGTCGGTGGAGTATGGAAATGCATGTTTTAATCATGGAAGAATATTGCATTTCAAAAGTGATTTTTTAGGAGCTGAAGGATATTATTTAGAATCAAAGGAAATTAGAAAAAAAATACTAGGGACTCAAAATCTCGATTATGCTCTTAACCTAAATAACTTAGCAAATCTCTATAAAGAAATTGGCCAATATGATAAAGCTGAAATGTTTTTTTTAGAATCTATTCAAATTAAGAAGAAAATTCTTGGGATTGAACATTCAGATTATGCATCAAGCTTAAATAATATTGGATTATTATATTTTGCAAAGGGAAATTTAGAGAAAGCTGGTGAATATGCATTAGAAGCAAAAGTAATTTTTAAAAAAGCGAATGGTCAAAATGATATTAATTTTTTAGGAGCCACTATAAATTTAGCTAACGTCTATTATATAATGTATAATTATGAAAAGGCTGAATTTTTATATCTTGAAGTAATCAAAATATTCGAAGAAAGATTAAAAAATTTTAATCACCCTTTTTATTCAAATTGTTTAAATAATTTAGCTAATTTATATAAAGATGAATACAAATTTGAAAAAGCAGAAAAGCTATATCTTAAATCTGCAGACCTTGTTATAAATAATTTTGGTGCAAATCATGAAGATTATGCGATAAGACTAAGCAACATGGCAAGCTTGTATTTGAATATGGGTAATTATAAGAAAGCAGAATCATTGTATCTAAGTTCTAAAGATATTTATGAGGCGAAGTATGGAAAAGTACACCCAGATTATATTTCAATTTTGCATAATCTAGCAACCTTATACAAGAAATTGGCAAATTTTGAAAAAGCAGAATTATTATTTCTTGAGTCTAAAGCATTACGAGAACAAGCACTTGGTAAAGAGCATGTAGATTATTCTTCTAGTTTAAATGGTCTTGCTAATCTTTATGCGGATTTAGGTGATTTTGAAAAAGCAGAACAATTCTATTTGGAATCGAAAACCATTCGAGAAAATGTATTAGGAAAGGAACATCCTGAATATGCAACAAGTTTGGATAATCTTGCAATTTTATATAAAATGGAAGGGAAATTTGAAGAAGCAGAACAACTCTATTTGGAATCGAAAACCATTCGAGAAAATGTATTAGGAAAGGAACATCCTGAATATGCATCAAGTTTGAATAATCTTGCAATTTTATATGAAGAATCATCTAATTACAAAGAAGCCGAACGGTTCTATTTGGAATCCAAAGTCATTCGAGAAAAAATATTAGGAAAAGAACATCTTGATTATATTTCTATTATTAAAAACCTTGCATGTTTTTATGAAGTGCAAAAGCGTTTTATTGAATCTAATCAATTGTTAATGGAATTTTACTCTCTAGAGCAAGTGGTGCTAACTAAAGGGACTACTTTTCTTTCAGAAAGAGAACTAACCAATTATATATCAATCTTTAAACAAAATGGTGATGATCTTGGAAAATATCTAATTTCTCGATACTCGAATAGTACTCCATTTGGAATTCTTGCTTCAATTTATTATAATCATGTATTGTTTCATAAAGGATTTCTTCTTGCTTCATCTACAAAGCTTAACATTAATGCTAGCCAATACCCTCTTGAATATGAAATTAATTGTAAATTAAAAAGTTGTAGAAGGCAAATTGCAAATGAATACTCCAAGCCTAAAATTAATGGGGTAACATTAACTGAACTTGAAGAGAGTTCAAACGCATTAGAAAAGGAACTTATTAATAGTTTAGCTAGTTATGGAGAAGCTATTCGACAAATAAAATGGCGAGAAGTTAGAAATAAATTAGAATTGAAAGATGTTGCCATAGAGTTTATACATTTTAAATTCAATGATAAAAACCAAACAGATAGCTTCTTGTATGCTGCCTTAGTCTTACTCCCAAATGACACCACACCTCATTTTGTGCCGCTTTTTGAAGAAAAAGAACTGAATCAATTGTTATCAACATCGCAATCCAGACGCATGGATTATGTTGCCGATGTGTATCATTCTCCAAATGACAGAGGAACTATGCCACAAGATGTTCAAACCAAATCTCTTTATGAATTAATATGGAAGCCAATAGAGCCATACCTCAAAGGCGTGAATAAAATCTATTTTTCTCCAAGTGGATTGTTGCATCGAATCAACCAAAATGCTATTGCCATAAATGATCAATCATTGCTGTCTGATAGATATGACTTGGTTCAATTGGGTAGTACCAGACAATTGGTTTCAAACAATGATGATAAAAAGTCAAAAATACTTAATGCATGCATATATGGAGGAATCAATTTTGAAATGGACAGTACGGCAGTGAAGGCTACACATCACGAGATTGATACCAATGGTATAGCATTAAGATCTGAACTTAGTTTTTCTTATACAGATTCCACTTTAAGAGGGGGTTCATGGAACTATCTCAATGGATCAGAACAAGAAGCTAATGAGATTAACAAAATAATTCATAAGGCAGGAATTAAATCTTCTCTCTTCAAAGGAAATGATGCGACTGAAGAAGCCTTTAAAAAGCTAGGAGATTATAAAACAGAATCACCTCAAGTCATACATATTTCTACTCATGGGTATTTTTTTCCTGATCCGAAAATCAGTCGACAGTCATCAGTCCTCAGCCTTCAGGAAGAACCTGTTTTTAAAATGTCCGAGCATCCCATGTTACGATCTGGACTTATCATGGCAGGTGCAAATCACGCCTGGAAGACAGGAAAACCGATTACCCCCGAGGCAGAAGATGGTATACTTACAGCTTATGAAATCAGTCAATTGAATCTTCGAAATACAGAACTTGTGGTGCTGTCAGCATGCGAAACAGGACTGGGAGATATACAAGGTAATGAAGGTGTGTACGGATTACAGCGCGCTTTCAAGATAGCGGGTGCTAAGAATCTGATCATGTCCTTATGGCAAGTGCCAGACCAACAGACCAGTGAGTTAATGACTGCATTTTATAAGTATTGGCTCATCAAGAAAAAAAGTATCCGAGAGTCTTTGAAACTTGCTCAAAATGATCTAAGAAAAAAGGGTCTTGAATCGTTTTATTGGGCTGGGTTTGTGCTGGTGGAGTAA